A region from the Microcella frigidaquae genome encodes:
- a CDS encoding amidohydrolase family protein — protein MTDAVAPRAEDFAPGRPVVFRNATAVITVDSAGVLENADVLIIDDTIAGVGHNLEVPAGTLEIDAKGGIVMPGMIDTHRHMWQTALRGYGGDWALSQYFVFYYLTWGHVFRAEDIAAGNQLSALESVDDGVTTTVDWSHALRTPEYADAAVEALKSIPGRYVLAYGNYLGAPWEWMNEPGFQQWVKNFTTDDMFGLQVAFDVNSGPDFHEKGAFEAARELGLRVTTHAGVWGVNGDPNIDLMYEHGFMDDTVTYVHASSLGPDSYHKIAATGGTISIATESEQSAGQGYPSAWVAKKYGITASLSMDTSVWWSADFFSAMRSTLSSFRSRDHLEAHNKGETVNVNRMKAEDAVWQATMGGAHTIGMADKLGSITVGKKADIVLLKNDESPVMTPILNPYAHVVYQAGTADVHTVVVNGKVVKYQGQRIGMPLKPVADRVAASVEYVRGQLGEDAWKEWMNPALPEDEPIANPYKYLGEEDGHKH, from the coding sequence ATGACCGATGCCGTCGCGCCCCGCGCCGAGGACTTCGCTCCCGGCCGGCCCGTCGTCTTCCGCAACGCCACGGCGGTGATCACGGTCGACTCGGCCGGTGTTCTCGAGAACGCTGACGTGCTGATCATCGACGACACCATCGCCGGTGTCGGGCACAACCTCGAGGTGCCCGCGGGCACGCTCGAGATCGATGCCAAGGGCGGGATCGTCATGCCCGGCATGATCGACACGCACCGCCACATGTGGCAGACCGCGCTGCGCGGCTACGGCGGCGACTGGGCGCTGAGCCAGTACTTCGTCTTCTACTACCTCACCTGGGGCCACGTCTTCCGTGCCGAGGACATCGCGGCGGGCAACCAGCTCAGCGCGCTCGAGTCGGTCGACGACGGCGTCACGACGACCGTCGACTGGTCGCACGCGCTGCGCACCCCCGAGTACGCCGACGCCGCCGTGGAGGCGCTGAAGAGCATCCCCGGTCGGTACGTGCTCGCGTACGGCAACTACCTCGGCGCTCCGTGGGAGTGGATGAACGAGCCCGGCTTCCAGCAGTGGGTGAAGAACTTCACGACCGACGACATGTTCGGCTTGCAGGTGGCCTTCGACGTCAACTCGGGCCCCGACTTCCACGAGAAGGGCGCCTTCGAGGCGGCTCGTGAGCTCGGCCTGCGCGTCACGACCCACGCCGGTGTCTGGGGCGTCAACGGCGACCCCAACATCGACCTGATGTACGAGCACGGCTTCATGGACGACACCGTCACCTACGTGCACGCATCGTCGCTCGGCCCCGACAGCTACCACAAGATCGCGGCGACCGGCGGCACCATCTCGATCGCCACGGAGAGCGAGCAGAGCGCCGGCCAGGGCTACCCCTCGGCGTGGGTCGCCAAGAAGTACGGCATCACCGCCTCGCTGTCGATGGACACCAGCGTGTGGTGGAGCGCCGACTTCTTCTCGGCGATGCGCTCCACCCTCAGCTCGTTCCGGTCGCGCGACCACCTCGAGGCCCACAACAAGGGCGAGACGGTCAACGTCAACCGCATGAAGGCGGAGGACGCCGTGTGGCAGGCCACCATGGGTGGCGCGCACACGATCGGCATGGCCGACAAGCTCGGCTCGATCACCGTGGGCAAGAAGGCCGACATCGTGCTGCTCAAGAACGACGAGTCGCCGGTCATGACGCCGATCCTCAACCCCTACGCCCACGTCGTGTACCAGGCGGGCACCGCTGACGTGCACACGGTCGTGGTCAACGGCAAGGTCGTCAAGTACCAGGGCCAGCGCATCGGCATGCCGCTCAAGCCGGTCGCCGACCGCGTCGCCGCCTCGGTCGAGTACGTTCGCGGCCAGCTCGGAGAGGACGCCTGGAAGGAGTGGATGAACCCCGCTTTGCCCGAGGACGAGCCGATCGCGAACCCCTACAAGTACCTCGGCGAGGAGGACGGCCACAAGCACTAG
- a CDS encoding VOC family protein, with product MAFTVTGVHHVGITVRDMKRSFEWYTRMFGVQPGPVNHGSGPDLERGVQVPGAELSFSMIRIGNVNVEFLEYHQPEGKDWDRSNGDVGSAHICLEVDDMDAAYAELIERGAVFNGPPVTLTDGDLAGSQWAYLRDPDGIQLEIWQYPKN from the coding sequence ATGGCATTCACCGTCACCGGCGTCCACCATGTGGGCATCACGGTCCGCGACATGAAGCGATCGTTCGAGTGGTACACCCGCATGTTCGGGGTGCAACCCGGCCCCGTGAACCACGGGTCGGGCCCTGACCTCGAGCGGGGCGTGCAGGTGCCCGGCGCCGAGCTCTCGTTCTCGATGATCCGCATCGGCAACGTCAATGTCGAGTTCCTCGAGTACCACCAGCCGGAGGGCAAGGACTGGGACCGCAGCAACGGCGACGTCGGCTCGGCGCACATCTGCCTCGAGGTCGACGACATGGACGCCGCCTACGCCGAGCTGATCGAGCGCGGCGCGGTCTTCAACGGCCCGCCGGTGACGCTGACCGACGGTGACCTCGCCGGCTCGCAGTGGGCGTACCTGCGCGATCCCGACGGCATCCAGCTCGAGATCTGGCAGTACCCCAAGAACTGA
- a CDS encoding SDR family NAD(P)-dependent oxidoreductase, protein MTGRLTNRTIIVTGGASGIGAALVRGFAAEGATAVIADLNLEGAQALADEIVATGGSASAVRVDVTDRASVAAGIATTVERHGRLDAYFNNAGMNAPMKYLDITEDNFELIMKVNTLGVLIGTQEAVRQFIAQGGGGKVVNTASIAGRQGFSSFAPYSAAKAAVISLTQSAARAFAEHGITVNGFAPGVVATPLWDKLDRDLEAIGEAHNNFASMSSGILLGRPADPEDIVPTGIFLAGSDSDYITGQIIPIEGGMILV, encoded by the coding sequence ATGACGGGTCGACTCACGAACCGGACCATCATCGTCACCGGGGGCGCCTCCGGCATCGGTGCCGCCCTCGTGCGCGGATTCGCGGCCGAGGGTGCCACCGCGGTGATCGCGGACCTCAATCTCGAGGGTGCTCAGGCGCTCGCCGACGAGATCGTCGCCACGGGCGGCAGCGCCAGCGCCGTGCGCGTCGACGTCACCGACCGCGCATCCGTCGCCGCCGGCATCGCCACGACCGTCGAGCGGCACGGCCGGCTCGACGCCTACTTCAACAACGCGGGCATGAACGCCCCGATGAAGTACCTCGACATCACCGAGGACAACTTCGAGCTGATCATGAAGGTCAACACCCTCGGAGTGCTCATCGGCACCCAGGAGGCCGTCCGTCAGTTCATCGCCCAGGGCGGGGGCGGCAAGGTCGTCAACACCGCGTCCATCGCGGGCCGGCAGGGCTTCTCGTCGTTCGCCCCGTACAGCGCGGCCAAGGCCGCGGTGATCTCACTCACCCAGTCGGCCGCGCGCGCTTTCGCCGAGCACGGGATCACCGTCAACGGCTTCGCGCCGGGTGTCGTCGCGACACCGCTGTGGGACAAGCTCGACCGCGACCTCGAGGCCATCGGCGAGGCGCACAACAACTTCGCCTCGATGTCCTCGGGCATCCTGCTCGGCCGTCCGGCCGACCCGGAGGACATCGTGCCGACCGGCATCTTCCTCGCCGGTTCCGACAGCGACTACATCACCGGCCAGATCATCCCCATCGAAGGCGGCATGATCCTCGTCTGA